From the Solanum pennellii chromosome 4, SPENNV200 genome, one window contains:
- the LOC107016614 gene encoding uncharacterized protein LOC107016614, producing the protein MTNEEIREALLALARSMNTHVNRGIEPRVNAVEITMTSRFRDFVRMNPPIFLDSKAYVYAQSIEESKLSRISRNLMRSGPSEKNQPRFKKRAPIQDEPRDPKVKLQKGSGSQNGKLIWVTCGKKNYGKCLVGNGNCFGCGKDGHKVRDCPTIAARGKEGKKVPPSVLDDDVPRKNRFYAIWAKGSKPDEDDVGKS; encoded by the exons ATGACTAATgaggagattagagaggctctaCTTGCTTTAGCTCGATCCATGAATACTCATGTGAATAGGGGTATTGAGCCTAGAGTGAATGCTGTGGAGATTACTATGACCTCTAGATtcagagactttgtgaggatgaatcctcctatttttcttGACTCTAAG GCTTAtgtgtatgctcaatccattgaGGAGTCCAAGCTTAGTAGGATTTCTAGAAACTTGATGAGGAGTGGACCAAGTGAGAAAaaccaacctaggttcaagaagagggctcCAATTCAAGATGAACCTAGGGATCCTAAGGTCAAACTTCAGAAGGGTAGTGGCTCTCAAAATGGTAAGCTTATTTGGGTTACTTGTGGGAAGAAGAACTATGGGAAATGTCTAGTTGGTAACGGGAATTGCTTTGGATGTGGTAAGGATGGtcataaggtgagggattgtcctactattgcggCTAGAGGAAAAGAAGGCAAGAAAGTTCCTCCAAGTGTTCTAGATGATGATGTTCCAAGGAAGAATCGATTCTATGCAATCTGGGCTAAAGGGTCAAAGCCAGATGaagatgatgttggtaagtcaTAG